A window from Candidatus Margulisiibacteriota bacterium encodes these proteins:
- a CDS encoding epoxyqueuosine reductase QueH produces the protein MLLNVCCAPCGLPIIEALAGSELTLFFDGPNIAPRAEYDRRLAATRRVAELYQLKFLAGEYEHEAWLKFVAGQLEQPPAKYPENGERCRACFKFRLQRTAFFAREHGFTAFATTLSVSRFKDVVFINQYGKELANKLWLTYVPLELDPGLAHRRGRELSQQHEIYRQKYCGCEFSLQA, from the coding sequence ATGCTGCTCAACGTCTGCTGCGCCCCCTGCGGCCTGCCGATCATCGAGGCGCTCGCGGGGAGCGAGCTGACGCTTTTCTTCGACGGCCCCAACATCGCTCCCCGGGCGGAATACGACCGGCGCCTGGCGGCGACCCGCCGAGTCGCCGAGCTCTATCAACTTAAGTTCCTGGCGGGGGAGTACGAGCACGAGGCCTGGCTGAAGTTCGTCGCCGGCCAACTGGAGCAGCCGCCGGCCAAATATCCCGAGAACGGCGAGCGCTGCCGGGCCTGTTTCAAGTTCCGCCTGCAGCGGACCGCTTTTTTTGCCCGGGAGCACGGTTTTACTGCTTTTGCGACCACGCTGAGCGTCAGCCGTTTCAAGGACGTCGTTTTTATTAACCAGTACGGCAAGGAGTTGGCCAACAAACTTTGGTTGACTTACGTGCCGCTGGAGCTTGACCCCGGGCTGGCGCACCGCCGGGGGAGAGAACTTTCCCAACAGCATGAGATCTACCGGCAGAAATATTGCGGCTGCGAGTTCAGCCTGCAGGCTTAA
- a CDS encoding TMEM43 family protein, with translation MTTRKSWGSNILDSFVGAGIGILIFILSFIVLWNNEGSVDFSKVARTSVPVSASALESGASGKLVSLSGKLSTADLVGDPQFLKPGSYLQLSRRVEMYAWQEKSQSETKDQLGGGSETKTTYTYVKGWTINPKDSSRFKAPDGHENPPLPVESMTFTALTGKIGVYSVDPQSMELPKPAPLNLRADMLLPGEALSGNLIFKGRGTPQSPQVGDLRITYSVVPNKIGVTAFGKLEEDSLVPFLYKGRDKLYRAVKGSRDEAIAELAAEHGAAVWAVRLVGFLLMWGGLFLFLNPLNAVLKVLPWLGTAGRWTIGIVTFPVALVLTAVTVIIAIVAHNIWLLLAVLALLVGLVYWRSTLKKK, from the coding sequence GTGACGACTAGAAAAAGCTGGGGGAGCAATATCCTGGATTCTTTCGTTGGGGCGGGGATCGGGATACTGATCTTTATCCTTTCGTTTATCGTGCTCTGGAACAACGAAGGCTCGGTCGATTTCTCCAAAGTGGCCCGGACCAGCGTACCGGTCTCGGCCAGCGCGCTGGAGAGCGGCGCCAGCGGCAAGCTGGTCTCCCTCTCCGGCAAACTGAGCACCGCCGACCTGGTCGGCGATCCGCAATTCCTGAAGCCGGGGAGTTACCTGCAATTGTCCCGGCGGGTGGAGATGTACGCCTGGCAGGAGAAAAGCCAGAGCGAGACAAAAGACCAGCTGGGCGGCGGGAGCGAGACCAAAACCACTTACACTTACGTCAAAGGGTGGACGATCAATCCCAAGGATTCCAGCCGCTTTAAAGCGCCGGACGGCCACGAAAATCCGCCGCTGCCGGTGGAAAGCATGACGTTCACCGCCCTGACCGGCAAGATCGGGGTCTACAGCGTCGATCCGCAAAGCATGGAGCTGCCGAAGCCGGCGCCGCTCAACCTGCGGGCCGACATGTTGCTGCCCGGCGAGGCGCTCTCCGGCAACCTGATCTTTAAAGGGCGTGGGACGCCGCAGTCGCCGCAGGTCGGCGACCTGCGGATCACTTACTCGGTCGTGCCGAACAAGATCGGCGTGACCGCCTTCGGCAAGCTGGAAGAAGACAGCCTGGTCCCTTTCCTGTATAAAGGGCGGGACAAACTATACCGCGCCGTGAAAGGGAGCCGCGACGAAGCGATCGCGGAGCTGGCGGCGGAGCACGGCGCCGCGGTCTGGGCGGTCAGGCTGGTCGGTTTCCTGCTGATGTGGGGCGGACTGTTCCTTTTCCTCAATCCGCTCAATGCCGTTTTGAAAGTGCTGCCGTGGCTCGGCACCGCCGGCCGCTGGACGATCGGGATCGTTACCTTCCCGGTCGCGCTGGTCTTAACGGCCGTGACCGTTATCATTGCGATCGTCGCCCATAACATCTGGCTGCTGCTGGCGGTGCTGGCGCTGCTGGTCGGCCTGGTCTACTGGCGGTCGACGCTCAAGAAAAAATAA
- the rpmE gene encoding 50S ribosomal protein L31 — MKPDIHPKYFQTTAKCACGAAFEIGSTRQNIHVDICSNCHPLFTGKQKLIDAEGRVQKFQKKYAGVAAKAKKPVKKKKPAAKKTAGKK; from the coding sequence ATGAAACCGGACATTCATCCTAAATACTTCCAGACCACGGCGAAATGCGCCTGCGGGGCGGCTTTTGAGATCGGCTCCACCCGCCAGAACATCCACGTCGACATCTGCAGCAACTGCCACCCGCTTTTCACCGGCAAGCAGAAACTGATCGACGCCGAAGGCCGGGTCCAGAAGTTCCAGAAAAAGTACGCGGGCGTCGCCGCCAAAGCGAAGAAGCCGGTCAAGAAAAAGAAACCCGCCGCCAAGAAGACCGCCGGCAAGAAGTAG
- the bioD gene encoding dethiobiotin synthase, with translation MSGVFITGTDTGCGKTYVTVWLARYLRRCGLDIGVMKPISTGSARDDDARFLKNKLKLKDPLRLINPIHLKAPLAPLAAAKLEKRNLKLETAIQAYRQLKKRHGIVLIEGIGGVLVPITGKLLVVDLIKRLKLPAIIVARAGLGTINHTLLTVEALRRRNIPIMGIIINGYRGKDRAEKSNAAIIERLTNLPVLAQLPWR, from the coding sequence ATGTCTGGCGTCTTTATTACGGGAACTGACACCGGCTGCGGCAAAACTTACGTAACGGTCTGGCTGGCGCGCTATTTAAGGCGTTGCGGCCTCGACATCGGCGTCATGAAGCCGATCTCCACGGGATCGGCCAGGGACGATGATGCCCGCTTTCTCAAAAATAAATTGAAGCTAAAAGATCCACTCCGCTTGATCAATCCGATCCACCTGAAGGCTCCCTTGGCCCCTCTGGCGGCAGCTAAACTCGAAAAACGAAACCTGAAACTCGAAACCGCGATCCAGGCTTATCGGCAATTGAAAAAAAGGCACGGGATCGTGCTGATTGAAGGGATCGGCGGAGTGCTGGTCCCGATCACGGGAAAGCTATTGGTCGTCGATCTGATCAAGCGGCTAAAACTGCCGGCCATTATCGTTGCCCGGGCGGGGCTGGGGACGATCAATCATACCCTGTTGACCGTGGAAGCTTTGCGCCGGCGGAATATTCCGATCATGGGAATAATCATTAACGGTTACCGGGGAAAAGACCGCGCGGAAAAAAGCAACGCGGCGATCATCGAACGACTGACCAACCTCCCCGTCCTCGCCCAGCTCCCCTGGCGTTAA
- a CDS encoding alpha/beta hydrolase: MDIFLHGFATTPAIWPAGGPVLHFDDLEREAERVGQGLGRGTRVIGWSMGGMVALLVAARYPEKVGQLVLVSTTPKFIASADFSGGLPLALLRRLEKRIKTEGIKAFHALVFPDGHNAGLADLTVEQALKELAALEKVDLRSLLGSIKAPTLIVHGERDEICRPAAASYLHAGIAGSELVILPGVKHAPPVEAPERFAELLRNNAG, from the coding sequence ATGGATATCTTCCTCCACGGCTTCGCGACGACGCCGGCGATCTGGCCGGCGGGCGGCCCCGTTCTCCATTTTGACGATCTGGAGCGGGAGGCGGAACGCGTCGGCCAAGGGTTGGGCAGGGGAACGAGAGTGATCGGCTGGTCGATGGGGGGGATGGTGGCGCTGCTGGTCGCAGCAAGATATCCGGAGAAGGTCGGTCAACTTGTCCTGGTCTCGACCACTCCCAAATTCATCGCGTCCGCTGATTTCTCCGGCGGTTTGCCGCTGGCTTTGCTGCGGCGGTTAGAAAAACGGATCAAAACCGAGGGGATCAAGGCGTTCCACGCCCTGGTCTTTCCGGACGGGCATAACGCCGGCTTAGCCGACCTGACGGTGGAGCAGGCGTTAAAAGAACTGGCGGCGCTGGAAAAAGTCGATCTGCGGTCCCTGCTCGGCTCGATCAAAGCGCCGACCCTGATCGTCCACGGCGAGCGGGACGAGATCTGCCGGCCGGCGGCGGCTAGCTACTTGCACGCCGGGATCGCCGGGAGCGAACTGGTCATCTTGCCGGGGGTCAAACACGCGCCGCCGGTCGAAGCGCCGGAGCGGTTCGCCGAATTGCTGAGGAACAATGCTGGATAA
- a CDS encoding methyltransferase domain-containing protein, producing the protein MLDKTAISDNFSRSAPQYDRHAVLQQAMAAGLLAKLPDIKPQKILDLGCGTGTLTRELAAKFPAARVVGLDIAPGMIEIANRRAGGNLEFRVGDGEALEGEKEWDLVVANAALQWMDAAAVFARVARALKPHGLFAFTTFGPQTLLELRTGGFAVNRFLAAEELNLLAVPLFARAEIAAETRLSGFSSLKELLHYLKELGANTPEYRPRAELSAFRRFRERHPLVTATFEVITGLLFK; encoded by the coding sequence ATGCTGGATAAAACGGCGATCAGCGATAATTTTTCCCGCAGCGCGCCGCAGTACGACCGGCACGCGGTCCTGCAGCAAGCTATGGCGGCCGGGTTGCTGGCGAAATTACCGGACATTAAACCGCAAAAGATCCTTGACCTTGGTTGCGGCACGGGGACCCTGACCCGGGAGCTGGCGGCCAAGTTCCCGGCCGCGCGCGTCGTCGGCCTCGATATCGCGCCGGGGATGATCGAGATCGCCAACCGGCGGGCCGGCGGCAACTTGGAATTCCGGGTCGGTGACGGTGAAGCGTTGGAGGGCGAGAAGGAATGGGACCTGGTCGTCGCCAACGCTGCTTTGCAGTGGATGGACGCGGCCGCGGTCTTTGCCCGCGTGGCGCGGGCGCTGAAGCCGCACGGCCTTTTTGCCTTTACCACCTTTGGGCCGCAGACCTTGCTTGAACTGCGGACCGGCGGTTTCGCGGTCAACCGGTTCCTGGCGGCCGAAGAGCTGAACCTGTTGGCCGTGCCGCTCTTTGCCCGGGCCGAGATCGCGGCCGAGACCCGGCTCAGCGGTTTTTCCAGCCTGAAAGAGCTGCTCCATTACCTTAAGGAGCTCGGCGCCAATACGCCGGAGTACCGGCCGCGCGCCGAACTGTCCGCTTTTCGCCGTTTCCGGGAGCGTCACCCGCTGGTCACGGCGACGTTCGAAGTGATCACCGGGTTGCTTTTTAAATAG
- a CDS encoding RnfABCDGE type electron transport complex subunit D yields the protein MSFDISTGPHIRVPSDARLVMWLVAFALLFPAAAGVYYFGSGALILIVFTTLVAVATEAACQWFARRPITALDGSAAVTGLLLALILPPTLPLWMAGIGAAFSIAIVKVLFGGLGFNIFNPALAARAFLLASWPVAMTTWVRPFDAVTTATPLYLVNKLHEAAPSYWALFVGNRAGSLGETSVLAILIGAALLLLVRVIDWPAPTAFIGTVALLSWLLGHDPLFAILSGGLVLGAFFMATDYVTAPVTVKGRFIFGLGCGLLTVLIRYFGGFPEGVNYSILIMNMLTPVIDKYARPRLFGSKHA from the coding sequence ATGAGCTTTGACATTTCCACCGGCCCGCACATCCGCGTTCCGTCCGACGCCAGGCTGGTCATGTGGCTGGTGGCGTTCGCGCTCCTTTTTCCGGCGGCGGCCGGGGTCTATTACTTCGGTTCCGGCGCGCTGATCTTGATCGTTTTCACGACCCTCGTGGCGGTCGCGACCGAAGCGGCGTGCCAGTGGTTCGCCCGGCGGCCGATCACCGCGCTTGACGGGAGCGCGGCCGTGACCGGCCTGCTGTTGGCCCTGATCCTGCCGCCGACCCTGCCGCTCTGGATGGCCGGGATCGGCGCCGCTTTCTCGATCGCGATCGTCAAGGTCCTCTTCGGCGGGCTGGGCTTTAACATTTTTAATCCGGCGCTGGCCGCGCGCGCCTTTTTGCTCGCTTCCTGGCCGGTGGCGATGACGACCTGGGTCCGGCCGTTCGACGCCGTCACGACGGCGACCCCGCTTTACCTGGTCAATAAACTGCACGAAGCGGCGCCGAGCTACTGGGCGCTTTTTGTCGGCAACCGGGCCGGTTCGCTGGGCGAGACTTCGGTCCTGGCCATTCTGATCGGCGCGGCGCTCCTCCTGCTGGTCCGGGTCATCGACTGGCCGGCGCCGACCGCTTTTATCGGCACGGTGGCGCTCCTTTCCTGGCTGCTCGGCCACGATCCGCTTTTCGCCATCTTGAGCGGCGGGTTGGTCCTCGGCGCGTTTTTCATGGCGACCGATTATGTCACCGCGCCGGTCACCGTCAAAGGGCGTTTTATCTTCGGCCTTGGTTGTGGCTTACTGACGGTCTTGATCCGCTATTTCGGCGGTTTCCCCGAAGGGGTCAACTATTCCATTTTAATAATGAACATGCTGACCCCGGTGATCGACAAGTACGCGCGGCCGCGTTTATTCGGGAGCAAACATGCTTAA
- the rsxC gene encoding electron transport complex subunit RsxC, whose translation MPNFRGGVHPPEQKDATEKQPLKTAALPARVVLPLQQNLGCPNDPLVKVGDEVKEGQKIADAQKFIAAPLHAPISGKVTKIEKLDNACGFDTASIVIEGSGAATAYAGQWSVEELTPEQIRQSVREAGIVGLGGAAFPTHVKLTPPAGKQIDAVIINGCECEPYLTADHRIMLERGADLLYGARAIAKAVGAGRIIMAIEENKADAIAKVQLATRDTQLETIKLRTKYPQGGEKMLIKTLLGREVPSGGLPSDVGVVVQNVGTAVAIAEAVKYGKPLIERVVTVTGSAVKQPQNLVVRIGTTFKEVIDQCGGLTEDAAKVIMGGPMTGIAVASLDVPVVKATSGILALNKRDAQHYEEGDCIRCGRCLKVCPTGLMPNFLGEYARLKNWDKMAEYHVADCIECGCCSYVCPSRIYLVQYFKVAKRELQTRKAVCK comes from the coding sequence ATGCCAAATTTCCGCGGCGGTGTCCACCCGCCCGAACAAAAGGACGCAACAGAGAAACAACCGCTGAAAACAGCCGCTTTGCCGGCCAGGGTCGTGCTTCCGCTGCAGCAGAATCTCGGTTGTCCCAATGACCCGCTCGTCAAGGTCGGCGACGAGGTCAAGGAAGGCCAGAAGATCGCCGACGCCCAGAAGTTCATTGCCGCCCCGCTCCACGCGCCGATCTCCGGCAAAGTCACCAAGATCGAAAAACTGGACAATGCCTGCGGTTTTGATACTGCTTCGATCGTGATCGAGGGGAGTGGGGCTGCTACCGCATACGCCGGCCAGTGGTCGGTCGAAGAGCTGACCCCGGAACAGATCCGCCAGTCGGTCCGCGAAGCGGGTATCGTCGGCCTCGGCGGAGCCGCCTTCCCGACCCACGTAAAACTGACCCCGCCCGCCGGCAAGCAGATCGATGCCGTCATCATTAACGGCTGCGAGTGCGAACCGTACCTGACGGCCGACCATCGCATCATGCTGGAAAGGGGCGCGGACCTGCTCTACGGGGCGCGGGCGATCGCCAAAGCGGTTGGGGCGGGCCGGATCATTATGGCGATCGAGGAGAACAAAGCTGACGCAATCGCTAAGGTGCAACTCGCGACACGCGACACGCAACTCGAGACAATAAAGCTTCGGACCAAGTATCCGCAGGGCGGGGAAAAGATGCTGATCAAGACGCTGCTCGGGCGGGAAGTCCCGTCCGGCGGGCTGCCGTCCGACGTCGGCGTCGTCGTCCAGAACGTCGGGACCGCGGTGGCGATCGCCGAGGCGGTCAAGTACGGCAAGCCGCTGATCGAGCGGGTGGTCACGGTGACCGGCTCCGCGGTCAAACAGCCGCAAAACCTGGTGGTGCGGATCGGGACGACATTTAAAGAAGTGATCGACCAGTGCGGCGGGCTGACGGAGGACGCGGCCAAGGTGATCATGGGGGGGCCGATGACCGGGATCGCGGTCGCGTCGCTCGACGTGCCGGTCGTTAAGGCGACCTCCGGTATCCTGGCCCTGAACAAACGGGACGCGCAACACTATGAAGAGGGGGATTGCATCCGCTGCGGCCGCTGTCTCAAGGTCTGTCCGACCGGCTTAATGCCGAATTTCCTCGGCGAGTATGCCCGGTTAAAAAATTGGGACAAGATGGCGGAGTACCACGTCGCCGATTGCATCGAATGCGGCTGCTGCAGCTACGTCTGCCCGAGCCGGATCTATCTGGTCCAGTATTTCAAGGTCGCCAAGCGCGAGCTGCAGACCAGAAAGGCTGTTTGTAAATGA
- a CDS encoding glycosyltransferase family A protein codes for MKISVVIGTYNQKHVLKKTLESLFHQTLSPELYEIELIDSSSNDGTEQMVEELKPTCRFNYQRVENKGKAYARNLGIKQATGDIIFLTDADMEAEPNLLEEHLNAHHRKPNGAFEGLTVNPDGKPYIREKFRLLQKLKWSYFLTGNLSIRRSALIDAGLFDENFKGYGWEDVELGYRLAQMRIKLYYLPPAVNHHHHPVSRAGMLERKFAMGRSAALFYKKHPNLTIKLFLGLNPLAMAIYRLIKNYPNLLARIEARANSSPFYQYLAEEYHYRRGLESELPKN; via the coding sequence ATGAAGATCAGCGTGGTCATCGGCACCTATAACCAGAAACACGTCCTGAAAAAGACGCTGGAGTCGCTCTTCCACCAGACCCTCTCCCCCGAACTCTACGAGATCGAGCTGATCGACAGCTCATCGAACGACGGGACCGAGCAAATGGTCGAGGAATTGAAGCCAACCTGCCGCTTCAACTACCAGCGGGTGGAGAACAAGGGCAAGGCTTACGCCCGCAACCTTGGCATTAAACAAGCCACGGGCGACATTATTTTCCTGACCGACGCCGATATGGAGGCGGAACCGAACCTCCTGGAAGAGCACCTGAACGCCCACCACCGCAAACCGAACGGCGCGTTCGAAGGCCTGACCGTCAATCCGGACGGCAAACCGTACATCCGGGAAAAGTTCCGGCTGCTGCAAAAGCTGAAATGGTCGTATTTCCTGACCGGCAACCTCTCGATCCGCCGGTCAGCTTTGATCGACGCCGGCCTGTTTGACGAGAACTTCAAAGGGTACGGCTGGGAAGATGTTGAGCTCGGCTACCGCCTCGCCCAGATGCGGATCAAGCTCTATTACCTCCCCCCCGCGGTCAACCACCACCACCATCCAGTCTCCCGCGCAGGGATGCTGGAAAGGAAGTTCGCAATGGGGCGCTCGGCCGCCCTGTTCTACAAAAAACACCCGAATTTAACGATCAAACTGTTCCTCGGGTTGAACCCGCTGGCAATGGCGATCTACCGCCTCATTAAAAATTACCCGAACTTACTGGCGCGCATCGAAGCCAGGGCCAACTCCTCCCCTTTTTACCAATATTTGGCCGAAGAATATCATTATCGGCGCGGGCTAGAGAGCGAGTTGCCAAAGAACTGA
- the bioB gene encoding biotin synthase BioB has protein sequence MDHQALADRVGAGSPVTQGEAERLIACPDREIWSLLAAADQVRRRFHGNQVKLCGIVNAKSGRCSENCSFCAQSAHHQTDCRVYPLMAEPELVNAAKQAERNMSATCFSFVTSGKTIHSDAELATIGAALAAVTRETKLNRCVSLGTLDREQINKLKKAGLKRLHHNLETAESFFPQMCTTHTYADRIKTIKLAQEAGLEVCSGGIFGIGETAEQRIELAFALKELNVQSVPINILHPVPGTPAANNPPLTPFAVLKLVAAYRFILPTQDLGVFGGREKALGTLQPLMFAAGANVTLIGDYLTTKGQAPERDRQMLKELGLEIDARVH, from the coding sequence ATGGATCACCAGGCATTAGCAGACCGGGTCGGCGCGGGAAGCCCCGTCACGCAGGGCGAAGCGGAACGCCTGATCGCCTGTCCCGACCGGGAGATCTGGTCGCTGCTGGCCGCCGCCGACCAGGTCCGCCGCCGTTTTCACGGCAACCAGGTCAAGCTCTGCGGCATCGTTAACGCCAAGTCGGGCCGCTGTTCCGAGAACTGCAGCTTCTGCGCCCAATCCGCCCACCACCAGACCGACTGCCGGGTTTACCCGTTAATGGCCGAGCCGGAATTGGTCAACGCCGCCAAACAAGCGGAACGGAACATGTCCGCCACCTGTTTCTCCTTTGTCACTTCGGGCAAAACGATCCACTCCGACGCGGAACTGGCGACGATCGGCGCCGCCCTGGCAGCCGTGACCAGGGAAACCAAGCTCAACCGCTGCGTTTCACTGGGGACTTTGGACCGGGAACAGATCAATAAGCTGAAAAAAGCCGGCCTGAAACGCCTGCATCATAATTTAGAAACGGCGGAGAGCTTCTTCCCGCAAATGTGCACCACCCATACCTACGCCGACCGGATCAAGACGATCAAGCTCGCTCAGGAAGCGGGCCTGGAGGTCTGTTCCGGCGGGATATTCGGCATCGGCGAAACGGCGGAGCAGCGGATCGAGCTGGCTTTCGCCCTGAAAGAGCTTAATGTCCAGTCTGTCCCCATTAACATCCTCCACCCGGTACCCGGCACCCCGGCGGCCAACAATCCCCCGCTCACCCCTTTTGCCGTCCTCAAGCTGGTCGCGGCCTACCGCTTTATCCTGCCGACCCAGGACCTCGGCGTCTTCGGCGGGCGGGAAAAAGCGCTCGGCACGCTGCAGCCGCTGATGTTCGCCGCCGGGGCCAACGTCACCCTGATCGGCGATTACCTGACAACCAAAGGCCAGGCACCGGAACGCGATCGGCAAATGCTCAAAGAGCTCGGCCTGGAGATCGATGCTCGAGTTCATTAA
- the bioF gene encoding 8-amino-7-oxononanoate synthase, whose protein sequence is MLEFINAELAALKAAGLYRELRTIDRATHKIFCSNDYLGLSRHPLVREKAKSAIDEYGLGAGASRLISGNTPLHEELEKKIAAFEKREAALVFPTGYMANLGTISALVGEHDTVIIDRLDHASIIDACRLSKAKLQVYPHKDAAALEEILKKAAKSRRRLIVTDTVFSMDGDLAPLPELSRLAKRYDAILMTDDAHATGVLEFNNPADVVMGTLSKAVGSLGGFVAGSAELIDYLRNKARSFIYTTALPPAVCAASLAALAIIEAQPELRQKLWDNIRLLSPRAESSVIPLVIGDAAETLRLSAELFDRGFFVSGIRPPTVPAGGSRLRITITAAHTKEEIECLASLLRELTPAAAKLT, encoded by the coding sequence ATGCTCGAGTTCATTAACGCCGAGCTGGCAGCGCTGAAAGCCGCGGGTCTGTATCGCGAATTGAGGACCATCGACCGGGCAACCCACAAGATCTTTTGCTCCAACGACTATCTGGGGCTCTCCCGGCACCCGCTGGTCAGGGAGAAAGCCAAGTCTGCCATTGATGAATATGGTCTTGGCGCCGGCGCCTCGCGCCTGATCTCCGGCAACACGCCGCTCCACGAAGAATTGGAAAAAAAGATCGCCGCTTTCGAGAAACGCGAGGCCGCCCTCGTTTTTCCGACCGGTTACATGGCGAACCTCGGCACGATCAGCGCGCTGGTCGGCGAACATGACACCGTTATCATCGACCGGCTGGACCACGCCTCGATCATCGACGCCTGCCGGTTGTCCAAAGCAAAACTGCAAGTCTATCCGCATAAAGATGCCGCCGCCCTGGAAGAAATACTAAAAAAGGCCGCCAAGTCGCGCCGCCGGCTGATCGTGACCGACACCGTCTTCTCCATGGACGGCGACCTGGCGCCGCTCCCCGAACTCTCCCGGCTCGCTAAACGATACGACGCGATCTTAATGACCGACGACGCTCACGCGACCGGCGTGCTGGAGTTCAACAACCCCGCCGACGTCGTGATGGGAACATTGTCCAAGGCGGTCGGCAGCCTCGGCGGCTTCGTCGCCGGCAGCGCGGAGCTGATCGACTACCTGCGCAACAAGGCGCGCAGTTTTATTTACACGACCGCCCTCCCCCCCGCCGTTTGCGCCGCCTCCCTCGCCGCCCTGGCAATAATTGAAGCTCAACCGGAGCTCAGGCAAAAGCTCTGGGACAACATCCGCCTGCTTAGCCCGCGGGCGGAGAGCTCCGTCATTCCGCTGGTCATCGGCGACGCGGCGGAGACGCTGCGGCTCTCGGCCGAGTTGTTCGACCGCGGCTTTTTTGTCTCCGGCATCCGGCCGCCGACCGTCCCGGCCGGCGGCTCGCGTTTACGCATAACGATCACGGCGGCCCACACCAAGGAGGAGATCGAATGTCTGGCGTCTTTATTACGGGAACTGACACCGGCTGCGGCAAAACTTACGTAA
- the bioA gene encoding adenosylmethionine--8-amino-7-oxononanoate transaminase: protein MPDWQKLDKKHLWHPFTQMQDWAAHDQLVIARGAGSYLFDTRGRKYLDGVSSLWVTVHGHRARTINNAIKRQLDKIAHSTFLGLSHVPAIELAQELVKIAPRGLTRVFYSDDGSTAVEIALKIAFQYQQQSGRKNKTRFVTLANAYHGDTIGSVSVGGIDLFHKMYRPLLFKSFKVPVGDLPALERTLKKHHRQVAAMIVEPLMQAAAGMLLMPPGYLKGVRRLCTKYNVLLICDEVATGFGRTGKMFACEHEGIRPDIMCVAKGLTGGYLPVAATLTTEKVYRAFLGSHESQRTFFHGHTYTANPLGCAAALASLRLFRQTALLPKVNRSIALLKKGLPRFFRLAPVAEIRQLGLMVGIELAGYPAAARLGHRVILEARKRGAILRPLGDVIILMPPLNISRAELAKLLAITYDSIKAATQQ, encoded by the coding sequence ATGCCCGACTGGCAAAAGCTCGACAAGAAACACCTCTGGCACCCGTTCACCCAGATGCAAGACTGGGCGGCGCACGACCAGCTGGTGATCGCCCGCGGCGCCGGCTCGTACCTGTTCGACACCCGGGGGCGAAAATACTTAGACGGCGTCTCGTCGCTCTGGGTCACCGTGCACGGCCACCGCGCGCGGACCATCAACAACGCGATCAAGCGGCAGCTGGACAAGATCGCCCACTCCACTTTCCTCGGCTTAAGCCACGTACCGGCGATCGAGTTGGCTCAAGAGCTGGTCAAGATCGCGCCCCGGGGCCTGACCAGGGTCTTTTATTCGGACGACGGCTCGACCGCGGTCGAGATCGCGCTCAAGATCGCTTTCCAGTACCAGCAGCAGAGCGGGCGGAAAAATAAGACCAGGTTCGTCACGCTGGCCAACGCTTACCACGGCGACACGATCGGCTCGGTTTCGGTCGGCGGGATCGATCTTTTCCATAAAATGTACCGGCCCCTCCTTTTCAAATCGTTCAAGGTGCCGGTCGGGGATCTCCCGGCGCTGGAACGGACGTTGAAAAAACATCACCGCCAGGTCGCCGCCATGATCGTTGAACCGCTGATGCAGGCGGCCGCCGGCATGCTCCTGATGCCGCCCGGCTATCTAAAGGGGGTCCGCCGTCTCTGTACCAAATATAACGTCCTGCTGATCTGCGACGAGGTGGCGACCGGTTTCGGCCGGACCGGCAAGATGTTCGCTTGCGAACACGAAGGGATCAGGCCCGATATAATGTGTGTCGCCAAGGGTTTGACCGGCGGCTACCTGCCGGTCGCCGCGACGCTGACGACCGAAAAGGTTTATCGGGCGTTCCTCGGCTCGCACGAAAGCCAGCGCACGTTCTTCCACGGCCACACTTACACCGCCAACCCGCTCGGCTGCGCTGCCGCCCTCGCCTCGCTCCGGCTCTTCCGGCAGACCGCGCTGCTGCCAAAGGTCAACCGCTCGATCGCCTTGCTAAAAAAGGGACTGCCGCGCTTTTTCCGGCTCGCTCCGGTGGCGGAGATCCGCCAGCTGGGGCTGATGGTCGGCATCGAGCTCGCCGGATATCCCGCGGCGGCCCGCCTGGGGCACCGGGTCATTCTGGAAGCGCGGAAGCGGGGCGCTATTCTCCGCCCGCTCGGCGACGTGATCATCCTGATGCCGCCGCTTAATATCTCCCGGGCCGAGCTTGCGAAATTGCTGGCCATCACTTATGATTCCATCAAGGCGGCAACCCAACAATGA